ATCCATCTAATGTTTCACATGTCCAATTCATTTCTAAATACGGTACACAATTTGAAACCTCATACTCAAATTCATATTCTCCAAACCTTAAACACTAACTACTATAATTACAATAGTATTATTATCGGTCTAACTGTTGTTTTCaatttgaccttgaacttgATAAATTATGAAGGTCATCTTTAATCAAGGTCATTTAAGAAGACCTTGATAATCATCAGTCAACAACCTTGACTCGACCTTTGAAATGAAGCTTTTCTATTGTTTGGTGGAATGTTAAGAACATGCTACATAagtgataacaaacaaaaataaatatacctcTTGGGCTTCAACTTCAGGACAATTTAGTCAAATACAAAAGAATAATTGGCCCACTGACTAGGAAACATAGCAAATGCATAAACCTTCTAAAACAACCTATGAATGCATTCGTTTTAACATCTGTAAAACTTTAAATCTGTTATCTGCAATTTTTCCCAGCTTACATTTCAATGAAAGTAAGCATCAAAGTTTATCTTAAACAGATCTGgcatttttactttaaataaatgataaaattctaCCCTACAGCAAAGCACTGATCAGCTAATTATTACTAGTTAGCAGTTGTGGACTTTGAAGATGAGTGtgacagtatatacatgtacctggtttTAAAGATTGAACTCTTTTGGTTTGTAATTCTCTTGTTTGTGCTGGAAACTTGCTTGTTTTGCTGCATTGCAAGCATGTTTTTATCTGAAATGCAAAAACATAGTACATGTTGAAACATAGGGTAAacatacattatacatgtatataagtgaGAAAAGACAGTCATCAAGACATGGGATCTACATTATTCGTCTATTTGTCCTTATCTCAATAATGGAGGTTAAAGACATTTCTTTTGTCATGAAAGCAATTCTCTCCTCTGCTTGATACATTTTCTGTGTGTAAAGATTGCATTAATTTCAATCAAAGTCAGTTTCCTGGCACTGAGAATTATGAACTCACACTCTGTAACCCTTATCCAACCAATGCTATATACATGGTTAAGAATAGTTGAAATTTCTATtacttcatttataatttacacTGTAGCCTAGTTCACCTGGGTAATTCAGGCAGTCTAAATCAGATGTTGTTCATCTCTAAATAAATAAGCATTTACTATGGAAAGAATCAACTACACtgtatcaaaatttttagagTACTCCTCTAATTGCAGAAAACACattcatgaaaatattaaatgaatatatgctCGTTATCAGAAACAATTATGAACAGACATTAAGATTTCTCAATTCAGGTTGCAGACAACATACATACCAACACATTTTTACTCCTGAGATATCTTTGCACTAAGTTTCTCTGATATTTGCTCAAGGCTTCTGGGTTTTCTTTATGTCTCTCCAACAGTTTTGACATGTTTCTGTTCAAAGTTAACTTTGGTCTGATTCTTACCCTGCAAGTCTCAGGTGTAAAAATGTTACCACAATAACTGCAGTGTTTCAAAGACACTGttacttctgtgaaaaaatttataattgaaCATACAGatgatgaataaataattaagatataaaaaaacaatttttataattcagttaattagataaaaaaaaaaaatacctttgtCAGTTTTGTTTCCACTTGAAGATAAACCTTTAAATCTAGAATAAGATTAAAATAATACGTGTTACTTAATTTACTGGGATCATTAAGTCttcaagttttatattaatatataggTGTTGATTAATGCTGCCTTCTTGGGCTATTATCagataaaatatgatatgtGTTATTTCATTACCTCAAATATTTCGCTACTGCATCCCCCTCCTTGGTTAATAACTTCGCTAGAGCTCGGAGATGTGTTGTTTTGCTCATATTTCAGTATTTGCATGGCATGGaattatcgaaaatgaaagtaagaaTACAGTAATTCTACCTCCTTAAAGAGAAGAGTTCCACTAAGTCCAAACTATCAACAAGTTTGCAATGACCTGACAACAGGAAAGATTTACAGTTttcaacaagtttaaaatgGCAACCATTGCTCAACAAGTGAATTACCTCCTGGCCTCTGGCCAGTATCACACCATACTGTCCATTATAAAGGGGTTTAGGAATGGAGCAGTGTATGTATGATTGTTGTTTTCGTTATGTCAATGCTCTTTTCTTTTATGGAGTGGGAAGCATTTATTGTACTTAGGCATAGCTATAAATATCAAAGACTATAagcaatttttatgtttaagatTATCAGTATGATTGGATGCCATGTGTCCATGTCTTTACTAATTGAATAAATTTAGTCTTACTCTAGTGGAATGAGGGTATTTTAGTTAACATCTTccctagccaagggtttttggtccactttactccccataaacccttggcggatttcattacgaaaactcggtgatgtggtggcgctatctagcgagcaacgtgagttgcgccccttgaatatatacattttaatcgaattaaacgaACAACGGGTTATATATACACTACGGCactaatacaacttgaaaacatgttgactaccgaatatcggaacataataaacaatacgaattaagttataacctagggaaagcacggagtgttttattcatagtgttttgtttaatttaaaattaaggcactgttatattttatatttagataATTTAATTGCTGTCATTTTGGTTTCAGTACATATAGTGTTCCACTTTAATTTCTGCATTGGCAAAATGAAGCGATCAGCAGAATAATGACCACCAGCATGTttactaacatttttttaaaagtacatttatCTTCTTGGAGAAAGATTGTATAGAATTACATAATCATGAGAGACTCAAGCTGGTTTTGcagagttattttttttcaatatggcATGTATGTTTGCTCTAAAACTAGACCAAGAAAAGGTCCTATAAAAAGATGCTTAAGAACAAATGGAGACTCGATCCCAAcagacttttaaaaataaattgaaagaaTTTGTTGGATCTCATCATAAGTCAGAGTTTTTTATTCAGTTGATaagaaatatgtaattttatcaattcattCCTACCaaatgagatacatgtactgtCATTGAGACAGATTGAATGTATGTAAGTATGTGTACcatgaaaaaatgcatgtatgcaGTCATTAGCTGTTGATATATTGCTGCATCAAACATGTTGCTCAGATCATGGCCAGTAACTTTTTCACTACTGTTGTTGAAATATTCCTATCGGAGTTATTGGTCTTTTCAGCTTTGATTCATGAATTTTGGTATACTGTTTAGATTTTAGATTTTACAAGGTCGCCAATAAACTATGATATTTTCACACTAAAATACTCACTTGAGATGGATTTTAACAGTGCAAGTCAAACAGCTATGTTAGATTACATGCACAGATGAATTTTGTGTtagtaaaaagttttgaaaaccaCTGCAGAAAATGGCCCTGGATAGTATGAAGAACCATTAAGGTACCACTTATGGTGAAAAGAAATTGAGATATTTGTATATGGTAATACAGAcaatcaaaaaatgttaatgtcTAGTTGTTCACAAAGTTCATGAGAGCAATTATTGAATGTTTGTTGCGAGTTACCTGTACACATGttcatgaataatattttcattttgaaagtaTATACAtgagagaaaattttaaatattattttctggTTTAGGATAAAAATATTGCAATGTTACATGGGTTTGAACTTAAAATTTACATGCAGTCTAAATATAGGCATTGACTTGTCCCAGACTGCacacaaaaaatcatttgtcTACTGTCTATATATGTAACTCAGTCAAATATCCAATCTCATACAATGAATTAACCAATCTTGGGAtcattgaattttaaacttCTTAATTATTTGTGATTGTAGATATGGTGCTAAAATCCGGTTTCCCCATGCTCTGGTGATGACTTTCCTTTTCAAGAGAGGAAGGTAAGGAATTCTGCTGATGTTACTTGACCATGAACTGAGTATTAATCTCATACCATGTTAGCTATGGTCTCCCTATTTCCTCTGGCAAGGTTAATCACCTTCATTAGGCTTAAAGAGAAGAACTGTTTCTGATTTTCCAACAAGGTAAACATTGGGAATGCCTTGTTaacttttattgtatattgtaaGAGTAATGTCATCTAAGTGTGCAAAGGTTTTCACTAATTAAGTCTCTTTCACGATGTCAAGAACCTGAATTGTTATGTAATGATTGGAGAATTTTCAATAATGTTTCAGATCAAGGGAAATATTTATAGGAAAGACTAATTAAGGTCTCAGAAttgtttttcttctattttCATTTTGCTGATCACTGCTTTAAGGtcatctagtaaatgaaaggagCCTACAGGTTAATGAAGTTTGAAATAGTTCAAgtacaaaattttttttgataacaATAGCTCAGTTAAAAAGGTTTATCCAAGGTTTTTTACTTATTGTACTAGTacatgcaatgaaataatactGTTAATGGTGGATATATATTATCATCAatagtttaaattacatgtacattgagaGAAGTTTGTTAAATATGAACACAATTAGATATTCAGCTGtgaatacaaaaaattaaatatcgaATGAATTTATCAGAAGCTCAATTACTggaaaataggaaaaaaaaatctaatttcaaattttaatatatacttttcaaatattagatttatatcaaaataaaattttaacaaaggaGCTGACTCTCTATTAGCTTACCGGAGTCACAATCATTGAATATACTCTTATTGAAGGAAGGCTGGCATCTGTAGTAAGTGTTTGGTCACAGGATCACTTATCAAAATTTCAGTCTCTACACAATGATTAGTGAATAAGAAAATCTTTGAGGTTCTTTTTCCAATGAAGAAGCTAGGGCTG
This genomic window from Magallana gigas chromosome 5, xbMagGiga1.1, whole genome shotgun sequence contains:
- the LOC105319032 gene encoding UPF0711 protein C18orf21 isoform X2 — encoded protein: MSKTTHLRALAKLLTKEGDAVAKYLRFKGLSSSGNKTDKEVTVSLKHCSYCGNIFTPETCRVRIRPKLTLNRNMSKLLERHKENPEALSKYQRNLVQRYLRSKNVLIKTCLQCSKTSKFPAQTRELQTKRVQSLKPVLKTEETESTKIEEKKLTKKQKKRLKKKQLNNLIPQDCMDSSESHTADVSPVINNKVQNKTAVPSAQNKNSSNLNKVNPAKPGNLAKKLAGKNRHQQLSKMLAQDKKDNKPASLSMFLSTL
- the LOC105319032 gene encoding UPF0711 protein C18orf21 isoform X1, encoding MSKTTHLRALAKLLTKEGDAVAKYLRFKGLSSSGNKTDKEVTVSLKHCSYCGNIFTPETCRVRIRPKLTLNRNMSKLLERHKENPEALSKYQRNLVQRYLRSKNVLIKTCLQCSKTSKFPAQTRELQTKRVQSLKPVVLKTEETESTKIEEKKLTKKQKKRLKKKQLNNLIPQDCMDSSESHTADVSPVINNKVQNKTAVPSAQNKNSSNLNKVNPAKPGNLAKKLAGKNRHQQLSKMLAQDKKDNKPASLSMFLSTL